A single Penaeus vannamei isolate JL-2024 chromosome 22, ASM4276789v1, whole genome shotgun sequence DNA region contains:
- the LOC113808080 gene encoding uncharacterized protein, translating to MDSQTSIMKLLFYISAFVAASGAAPQGYDISKPSGPGFSFGSGGSSGSKGSGGGSSSGSGYSNGGGGSSGGCSEGEILHVDGTCVVPEITRNVFLYDAPQQSQTPGTPPDIPPPKLDYNIIFVRLPDGGAGPEPIIIPPPRQENIVYVLNKNGGAGAQRVIEVPTPPPSNPEVYFVNYGEGENPTLPIGVDLQTALNAATEASGQVVGGAAGGQGGSGNNEYTRGNNGGGGGFTGSGGYVGGNGGQRGNASGASVRGSSAGQHWTPVKEAATPSRHYSGP from the coding sequence TTCTATATTTCTGCGTTTGTGGCAGCGTCCGGGGCAGCACCTCAAGGGTACGATATTTCGAAGCCGTCGGGACCTGGATTTTCCTTTGGTTCCGGAGGTTCTAGTGGTTccaaaggaagtggaggaggttctTCCTCTGGTTCCGGATATTCTAATGGAGGTGGAGGATCTTCAGGAGGATGCAGTGAGGGGGAAATACTTCACGTGGACGGCACCTGCGTCGTCCCCGAAATCACTAGAAACGTATTTCTTTACGACGCACCTCAGCAATCGCAAACTCCTGGAACTCCTCCAGATATACCACCACCAAAACTTGATTATAACATCATCTTCGTACGTCTTCCCGATGGAGGAGCAGGGCCTGAACCCATCATCATTCCTCCCCCAAGACAAGAGAATATTGTTTACGTCCTTAACAAGAATGGAGGAGCAGGAGCCCAGCGTGTGATAGAGGTTCCAACTCCACCGCCGTCTAATCCTGAAgtttattttgttaattatggagaaggagaaaatccCACTCTCCCCATTGGTGTTGACCTACAAACTGCTCTCAATGCCGCTACGGAAGCCAGTGGTCAGGTAGTTGGAGGGGCAGCAGGAGGTCAAGGAGGCAGTGGGAATAACGAATACACAAGAGGAAataatggtggtggaggtggatttACGGGTAGTGGAGGATATGTTGGAGGCAACGGCGGACAAAGAGGGAATGCTTCTGGGGCTTCAGTTCGAGGCAGTTCTGCAGGGCAGCACTGGACTCCCGTCAAAGAGGCTGCTACTCCATCCAGGCATTATTCAGGACCCTGA